CACTGATGCCATGAATGACCAGCGGCTCGACGATCAGTTCGCCTGCCGTCATGCGCGGGTTAAGCGCGCCGAACGGGTCTTGAAAAATGATCTGCATGTCGCGCCGCATGGCGCGCATTTCCGGTGGGCTCAGGGCGAGAATATCGGCGCCGTTGAATTTGACGCTTCCCGATGTCACGTCGAGCAACCGCAGCAACAGCCGTCCCGTCGTGGTTTTGCCGCAGCCGCTTTCGCCAACAAGCCCGAGCGTCTCGCCGCGCATGATGTCAAAGCTGACATCGTCGACAGCCCGGATGGTGCGCTTGGCGGACAACAAGCCATCCTTGCCGGCAATGAAATCCTTGCACAGGTGCTTGACCTCGAGGATCGGATCGCCAGCCGGAGCGGAAGTGTGTGGCAGGCTCATGGCTTGACCTGCGTGAACTGGTAACCGGTGTTGCGAATGCAGGCGGCGCGGTGCGACTGGCCGCAATCGACAAGCGCCGGAACCGCCGTTGCGCACACCGGCCGGGCATAGTTGCAGCGCGGTTCGAACCGGCAACCGGGCGGCTGGTCGAAGATCGGCGGAACCGACCCCTTGATCGCCTGAAGCCGTTCCTCGTCGTGATCAACCGGCGGGATGCTGGCAAGCAGCCCTTCGGTATAGGGATGCAGCGGATTATTGAACATTGCGTCGGCGCTGGCGTCTTCGAGCACTTGTCCCAGATACATGATCAACACCCGGTCGGTGAACGCCGACACCACGCCCAGATCATGGCTGATGAGGATGATGCCCATCTTGTACTCGGCCTGCAAGTCGAGCATCAGATCAAGGATCTGCGCCTGAACAGTCACGTCCAGCGCTGTCGTCGGTTCATCGGCAATCAGCAGTTTCGGCTGGCACATCAGCGCCATGGCGATCATCACCCGCTGCCGCATGCCGCCCGACAGCCGGTGCGGATAATCGTCGATGCGCTGTTCGGGCGAGGGGATGCCGACCCTCCGCAAGGCTTCGATTGATCGCTCACGCGCCTCACGCCGCCCCACTTTCAGATGGCGCCTGACCGTCTCCATGATCTGGTCGCCAATAGTCAGCACCGGGTTGAGCGCGGTCATCGGCTCCTGGAAGATCATGCCCATCGAGGCGCCGCGCAACTCTTCCAGCCGGCTCTCGCTGGCGTTGGTCAGGTCTTCGCCGTTAAGCCGCAGGGCCGAGGCAGTGACAACCCCGTTACGCGGTAATAGCCCCATGATCGACAGCGCGGTCATGCTCTTGCCGCTGCCGCTTTCACCAACGATCCCCAATATCTCGCCCGGCGAAAGCGTGAAGGAGAGGTTCTTGACGATGTTCAGGCCGTGGAATGAAACGGTAAGGTCTTCAACCTCCAGCAACGGCGGCGGTGTGTGGGAACCGTTCATGGTGGTGTGGGGTTCGTGGGTGGCCGGCACATGCATTCCCGTTCGGTTCGAAAA
This DNA window, taken from Hoeflea algicola, encodes the following:
- a CDS encoding ABC transporter ATP-binding protein, whose protein sequence is MNGSHTPPPLLEVEDLTVSFHGLNIVKNLSFTLSPGEILGIVGESGSGKSMTALSIMGLLPRNGVVTASALRLNGEDLTNASESRLEELRGASMGMIFQEPMTALNPVLTIGDQIMETVRRHLKVGRREARERSIEALRRVGIPSPEQRIDDYPHRLSGGMRQRVMIAMALMCQPKLLIADEPTTALDVTVQAQILDLMLDLQAEYKMGIILISHDLGVVSAFTDRVLIMYLGQVLEDASADAMFNNPLHPYTEGLLASIPPVDHDEERLQAIKGSVPPIFDQPPGCRFEPRCNYARPVCATAVPALVDCGQSHRAACIRNTGYQFTQVKP